CGGCTCGTACCACTCCCTGTCCCAGTGCGTGTGCGGGACGACGACGATCTCGGCGCTCACGCGGCCTCCCCTCCGATGGGCAGATCATGCTGTACGGCGTAGCGGGCGGCGATCCGCTGGGCCGTCACGATGTCCTCCAGCCCGCCGCCCACGTCGGTGAGCGGCGGCTTGCCATCGTTCACGAAAGCATGGAAGGCGGCCAACTGCACCTCGAACGCCTCGGTGACGTCCCGGTGCTCGATACGGCTCTCGGCGCCGGACACCACAGTCAGGGTGGTGGGGGCGTTCATCAGGTAGGGCGAGGGGAAGACCAGCTCCAGCGAGCCCTTGTCGTGGTGGATCGCCACGGTCTCGCGGTAGGCCGGGTAGTCCTCCAGGTAGTGCCAGCGGATCGAGAACCGTCCCCGGACCGGCAGGGGGCCGCTGATCTCGATGGACCCGGGCCCGGGACCCCACGTCTCAACGTACGAAACGTCCGCGGGAGAACCGGTGAAGCGCCTCAGGAGCGACAGGTCGTGGCAGATCGAGCCGAGCGCCACCCCGTACAACGCCCGCACCGGGTCCGGCGCCGACTCCCCCAGCGCCTGCGAGACGAGACCGCGCTCGGCGGCGCGGAGCGAGTCGAGCAGGCCGGGATCCACGTCCCGCGCCTGCGTCAGGTTCGCGAAGGCCAGCTGCGACTCCCCGCTGGGGTGCAGCACGGTCACCTCGATCGACCTGATCACCTCGGGGCCGCCCAGCTCGGCCAGCAGCTCCTCGGCCCTGCGCACGGCCGGGTCGTACTGCTTCATGTAGCCCACCATCAGCCGCCCCTCGGGCAGCGCCGCCACCTCGGCCCTGGTCAGCGCGAGCGGCTTCTCGCACAGCACGGCGTACCCGGCGGCCAGCGCCCGGCCCACCGTCTCCCCGTGCGAGCCGGAGGCGAGGACGAGCACGGCGTCGAAGCCTCCGGCGGAGATCAGCTCCTCCACCGCCGTGTAGCGTCCGGCCGCACCCAGCCGGTCGCCCACGGCGTCGGCCAGCGTCCGTGACAGGTCGCAGACCGCGACCACCTCGAACAGGTCGCGCCGCCTCGACAGCAGCGGCACGTACACCGCCTGCGTCACGGCGCCGCATCCCACCAGCGCGATTCTCAAATTCCCAAGTCCTTCAGCTTCTGGCGGTTGGCCGCCTGGTCGGCGATGTTCTGGGCGACGGTGCGACGTCCGGGCAGGGTGTCCTGCTCGATGATGATCCATCCCGCGTAGTCGGTCTCGTCGAGGGTGCGCAGCACGGCGGGCAGGTCCAGCTCGCCCTCGCCCAGCCGGGCGAACCCGCCGCGCCCCATGAGCTCGCGCAGGTCGGCGCCGTCGGCCAGGGCCGTGGCGAGGATCTTCGTGTCGCCGTCCTTGATGTGCACGTGCCCGACCCGGCTCGCCCAGTCGCGCAGCGCCGTCACGGGGTCGCCCCCGGCCAGCAGCAGGTGGCCGGTGTCGAGACAGAGCTGCACGTCGGTCAGCTCAAGCAGCCGCTCCACGTCATCGGGGGTCTCGACGTACGTGCCGAGGTGGTGGTGGAACGCGGGCTCCAACCCGCGCTCGCGGCACCGGTCGGTCGCGTCCTGCACGCGGGCCGCGTAGCCCGCCCACTCGGACGCCGCCAGACCTGGAACGCTCCCACCGGGGCGCGCGAACCGCTCGGGCGATCCCGAGCAGGCCAGCGTGGGCCGCGGCCCGAACCCCTCGGGCGCCGGGGGCGCGGCGGCGAACACGTCGAGCGCGGTCTCCAGCGCGGACAGTCCGCCCTGGTACGCCCCCGCGTCGCGGTAGGGCAGGTCCACCCAGCCACCCGCGAGCAGCAGCCCGTGGCCGGCCAGCCGGTCGGCGAGGCCGGACCCGGTGCCCAGGTAACCGATCGGCCCGGAGTCGATGCCCTCGTAACCGGCCTCGGACAGCGCCAGGACCATCTCGTCGGCGCTGAGCGGCGGTGCCTCGGTGGCCAGCTCGAACACGCCGAAGCTCACGGGCGCGTTGGCCACTTTTACTCGCATAGCGCTATCACCTCGTTCTCATAGGTTTCCAGGCGATGCCGTCCCTCAATGGCCCGCAGTAACGCGCGCTCCCCGCGTACGACCTGCCGCGTGCCGTCCGGGCGTACCAGCACCAGGCCGTCGGCGTCCAGTGCCAGCAGCTCGTCGCCCAGCCTGAGCAGCAGTGGCCCGTCGGGGCCCGTGGAGACGGCGGTGCGACCGGCGCGCACGCCGTCCAGCACCGTGCTCGTGTCCTCGGCCAGCACCCATGTCGTCGGCGCGCCCGGCTGGCCGTCGGAGCCGTCGCGGTGGAAGTCGCTGCCGCCGATCGCGATCACGTCGTGGCGCCAGGCGTCGGCCCAGGCCAGCGGCGCGCCCCAGCGGCGGTCCCACCAGCCGGAGCTCCAGACCTCGGCGATCCGGGGCCGGCGATCGATGGGCAGCAGCCAGGCACAGTCGCCGCCGAGCGGGTGGTTGATCGAGATCAGCCCACCCGCGCGCTCGGCGTGCTCGACCCAGGAGTCGGCGGGCTGCCTGAAGTCGACCCAGCCAACGTCGCCGAACACGTTCGCGTGGCCCCGGTCGGTGGTGACCTCCTGGCCCGGGATGAGCGTGATGTCACGGTCGATCCTGGTCAGCCAGGGGTGGTGGCTGACGGTGTTGTGGTCGGTGACGGCCAGGAAGTCGAGGCCGCGGCCGTGGGCCAGCTCGGCCAGCTCGGCGATGGTCAGGGTGCCGTCGCTGTGCAGGGTGTGGGCGTGGAAGTCCCCGGCGAACCACCGCAGACCGTCGACGGAAGGGATGTCCCGGCGGGGCGGGCGCTCCCCGTGCGGCGGCTCCTCGGCGACCGGCTCGGCGGGGGCGACGGCCGAGGTGGTGATCTCCAGCTCGTAGTCGAGCCCCTGCGGCGGGATGCGGTGCAGCCGCAGCCACACGTGCCACGTCCCGGCCTCCGGCTCGCCGGGCAGGTAGCCGGGGGTGGCCCAGTCGTGGGTGATCGTGTACGAGTCACGAGCGCCCCCGGACCAGCCGCGGAAGCCGCCCGGCGCGCCGCAGCCGAGGTCGATCACGCCTTGCGACCTGTCGTACGACAGGCGGACGGAGACGGCCGCGGTCCCGGCGGGCACCTCGAACGGCACCTCGCGCAGGATCCGCTCCAGCCGGTCGTCCAGGCTCCAGTGGCCTCTCAAACAAGCTCTCCGTCCCGGTAGACGAGGGCGCGGTCGCGCCGGGGCGTCGCGTAGCCGTTGTCGCCGATCTCGGGCTCGCCGCCCTCCGGCACGACGGCCTGCACGGTCACCTCGTTGACGTCGAGGGTCACCAGGTGGGACGCGCCGAGGTTCTCCACGATGACCACCTTGCCGCCGAACGCGCCCTCGGCGGGCTCGGACGAGTAGGCCAGGTATTCGGGCCGCACGCCGTACACGATCTTCTCCCCGTCGGACAGCCGTCCTTCGGCCGAGGCCGGGACGGCCACCTTGCACCCTGCCACCTCCAGCGTGTCACCTCGTACGGTGCCGTCCAGCAGGTTCATGGGTGTCGAGCCGATGAATCCGGCCACGAACGTGTTCGCGGGCCGCTGGAAGACCTCGGCCGGGGTGCCGATCTGCCGGATGTGCCCGCTCTCCATGACGGCCATCCGGTCGGCCATGGCCAGGGCCTCCGCCTGGTCGTGGGTGACGAAGACGGTGGTGACGCCCAGTTCGCGCTGGAGCTTCTTCAGGAACGTACGGGCTTCGAGCCGCAGCCGGGCGTCCAGGTTGGACAGCGGCTCGTCGAAGAGGAACGCCTGCGCCTGCGTGGCCATCACCCTGGCCAGCGCCACGCGCTGCTGCTGCCCGCCCGAGAGCTGCCCCGGCCTCCGGTCCATGAGGTGTTCGAGGCCGAGCCGCGCCCCCACCTCGGCGGCCTTGTCGTGGCGCGTGGCCTTGGCGACCTTCTTGATGCGCAGCGGGTAGGCGATGTTGTCCGTGACGTCCATGTGCGGGAAGAGCGCGTAGTCCTGGAAGACCATGGCGATGTCCCGGCCGCCCGGCTGCACGCCTGTCACGTCCCTGTCGCCGATGACGACGGCCCCGCCGGTCGCGGTCTCCAGCCCGGCGATCGTGCGCAGCAGCGTCGTCTTGCCGCAGCCGGAGGGTCCGAGCAGGGCGAAGAACTCGCCGTCGGGGATGGCCAGGTCGAGCGAGTCGAGCGCCTTCACCCCGCCGGGGTAGACCTTGGTCAGGCCGCGTAGTTCGATTCCGGCCATTAACGCTTGATCCCTCCGTGGAAGCGGAAGCCGTACTTCTTGCTGACGAACAGATACATGAGCACCACGGGGACCGAGTAGAGCAGGCCGAACGTGGACAGCATGCTGAGGTTGGCCTGCCCGCCCTCGGTGTACAGCGTGTACGTGATCACGGCGGCCGGCTGCTTCTCGACGTCGCTCAGCAGCAGGTACGGCATGAGGAAGTTGCCCCACACGTTGGCCACGGCCCAGACCGCGATCGTCGCCAGCCCGGGCCGGACGAGCGGCACCACCACGTGCCGCACGATCTGCAGCGGCGTGGCCCCGAAGACGCGCGCCGACTCCTCGTACGACTTCGGCGTCGAGTCCATGAAGTCCTTGAGCATGAAGATCGCCGCCGGCAGCAGCCCGCCGGTCAGGATGAGGATCAGCCCGAGCTGCGAGTCGATGAGGTTCAGCTCTACCGCGAGCTGGAACAGCGGCACCATGGCCGCCGTGCCCGTGATGATCGACGACAGCAGCAGCAGCGCGTAGAGCAGCGCGTCCCGGCCGGGCAGGCGCACCCGGCTCAGCGCGTACGCGGCCAGCGCGGCCATGATCACCACCAGGACGGCCGTGCCGACCGACAGCAGCAGGGAGTTGTAGAGGGACGGCAGCGCGTACGGGTGCTCGATGACCGCCTCGAAGTTGTCCCAGGTGAAGTCGGGCACGGTGACCTCGTACGTCGGGTTCGACGTGAAGGGCGCCGTCACCAGCCACAGCAGCGGGATCGTGAAGAAGGCCAGCAGCACCGCGATCAGCGTGTAGAAGCCGATCCGGCCCAGCACGAAACGCGTCATTTCTTGCTCCGGAGCAGCCGCAGGTAGAACACCGCCACGACCAGGTTGATGAGCAGGATGATCGTGGAGACCGCGGCTCCGTGGCCCAGCTCGCCGCTCTGCAGCGCGACCTTGTACACGTGCACGGCCAGCACCTCGGACTTGCCGTCGGGGCCGCCCGCGGTGAGCAGGAAG
This genomic interval from Nonomuraea helvata contains the following:
- a CDS encoding ABC transporter ATP-binding protein yields the protein MAGIELRGLTKVYPGGVKALDSLDLAIPDGEFFALLGPSGCGKTTLLRTIAGLETATGGAVVIGDRDVTGVQPGGRDIAMVFQDYALFPHMDVTDNIAYPLRIKKVAKATRHDKAAEVGARLGLEHLMDRRPGQLSGGQQQRVALARVMATQAQAFLFDEPLSNLDARLRLEARTFLKKLQRELGVTTVFVTHDQAEALAMADRMAVMESGHIRQIGTPAEVFQRPANTFVAGFIGSTPMNLLDGTVRGDTLEVAGCKVAVPASAEGRLSDGEKIVYGVRPEYLAYSSEPAEGAFGGKVVIVENLGASHLVTLDVNEVTVQAVVPEGGEPEIGDNGYATPRRDRALVYRDGELV
- a CDS encoding carbohydrate ABC transporter permease, with protein sequence MTRFVLGRIGFYTLIAVLLAFFTIPLLWLVTAPFTSNPTYEVTVPDFTWDNFEAVIEHPYALPSLYNSLLLSVGTAVLVVIMAALAAYALSRVRLPGRDALLYALLLLSSIITGTAAMVPLFQLAVELNLIDSQLGLILILTGGLLPAAIFMLKDFMDSTPKSYEESARVFGATPLQIVRHVVVPLVRPGLATIAVWAVANVWGNFLMPYLLLSDVEKQPAAVITYTLYTEGGQANLSMLSTFGLLYSVPVVLMYLFVSKKYGFRFHGGIKR
- a CDS encoding Gfo/Idh/MocA family oxidoreductase, translating into MRIALVGCGAVTQAVYVPLLSRRRDLFEVVAVCDLSRTLADAVGDRLGAAGRYTAVEELISAGGFDAVLVLASGSHGETVGRALAAGYAVLCEKPLALTRAEVAALPEGRLMVGYMKQYDPAVRRAEELLAELGGPEVIRSIEVTVLHPSGESQLAFANLTQARDVDPGLLDSLRAAERGLVSQALGESAPDPVRALYGVALGSICHDLSLLRRFTGSPADVSYVETWGPGPGSIEISGPLPVRGRFSIRWHYLEDYPAYRETVAIHHDKGSLELVFPSPYLMNAPTTLTVVSGAESRIEHRDVTEAFEVQLAAFHAFVNDGKPPLTDVGGGLEDIVTAQRIAARYAVQHDLPIGGEAA
- a CDS encoding TIM barrel protein, producing MRVKVANAPVSFGVFELATEAPPLSADEMVLALSEAGYEGIDSGPIGYLGTGSGLADRLAGHGLLLAGGWVDLPYRDAGAYQGGLSALETALDVFAAAPPAPEGFGPRPTLACSGSPERFARPGGSVPGLAASEWAGYAARVQDATDRCRERGLEPAFHHHLGTYVETPDDVERLLELTDVQLCLDTGHLLLAGGDPVTALRDWASRVGHVHIKDGDTKILATALADGADLRELMGRGGFARLGEGELDLPAVLRTLDETDYAGWIIIEQDTLPGRRTVAQNIADQAANRQKLKDLGI
- a CDS encoding CehA/McbA family metallohydrolase, translating into MRGHWSLDDRLERILREVPFEVPAGTAAVSVRLSYDRSQGVIDLGCGAPGGFRGWSGGARDSYTITHDWATPGYLPGEPEAGTWHVWLRLHRIPPQGLDYELEITTSAVAPAEPVAEEPPHGERPPRRDIPSVDGLRWFAGDFHAHTLHSDGTLTIAELAELAHGRGLDFLAVTDHNTVSHHPWLTRIDRDITLIPGQEVTTDRGHANVFGDVGWVDFRQPADSWVEHAERAGGLISINHPLGGDCAWLLPIDRRPRIAEVWSSGWWDRRWGAPLAWADAWRHDVIAIGGSDFHRDGSDGQPGAPTTWVLAEDTSTVLDGVRAGRTAVSTGPDGPLLLRLGDELLALDADGLVLVRPDGTRQVVRGERALLRAIEGRHRLETYENEVIALCE